A single genomic interval of Helianthus annuus cultivar XRQ/B chromosome 6, HanXRQr2.0-SUNRISE, whole genome shotgun sequence harbors:
- the LOC110944564 gene encoding uncharacterized protein LOC110944564 yields MVATVDMEEMVVISNSFPRVLLTFIKTIRTLEDMVDMVVMVDMVDMMVRHLPSPYLKKQVFNSLDELKKRIQEIANADGFIIVTRRSKKIGGRTGRVWLECDRGGEHHTTATLRKAGSKKTGCPFYLLAVRNHPYETWEIKDGKIEHNHELCEDLSAHAFVRRFTPREMKLIEQLTAQNMESRKIFQTIKKQDPDRFHVQKDVQNVVAKIRAEQRQGLTPMQSLENVLINNDFIYETREEPGTKIVTEIFFLHRYSRDMWRAFPHVMLIDATYKTNLYNMPFIQTVGMTPTNHSFCIAHVVISKERGDNFV; encoded by the exons ATGGTGGCTACGGTGGATATGGAGGAGATGGTGGTCATCAGCAATTCATTTCCCCGGGTACTCCTTACGTTCATCAAAACAATCcggacgttggaggatatggtggatatggtggttatggtggatatGGTAGATATGATGGTGAGGCACCTCCCATCCCCGTACTTAAAAAAGCAG GTTTTCAACTCTTTAGATGAACTAAAGAAACGGATACAAGAAATAGCAAATGCGGATGGTTTCATTATTGTCACCCGTCGATCAAAGAAAATCGGGGGAAGAACCGGGAGGGTATGGCTTGAATGTGACCGTGGTGGTGAGCACCACACTACAGCAACACTTAGAAAAGCCGGAAGCAAAAAAACTGGTTGCCCGTTTTACCTACTGGCTGTGCGAAACCACCCGTATGAAACCTGGGAGATAAAAGACGGAAAAATTGAACATAACCACGAACTTTGTGAGGACCTGTCGGCCCACGCGTTTGTGCGAAGGTTTACTCCAAGGGAAATGAAACTGATCGAGCAGCTgacagctcaaaacatggagTCGCGCAAAATATTTCAAACGATAAAGAAGCAGGACCCTGACAGGTTTCATGTTCAGAAAGACGTTCAAAACGTTGTGGCAAAGATTAGAGCCGAACAAAGACAAGGATTGACTCCCATGCAGTCACTAGAAAACGTGCTGATAAACAACGACTTTATTTACGAGACACGGGAGGAACCCGGAACAAAGATCGTAACAGAGATCTTCTTTCTTCATCGGTACTCGAGAGacatgtggcgtgcattcccccaCGTCATGCTGATCGATGCGACGTACAAGACAAACTTATACAATATGCCATTTATCCAGACTGTTGGTATGACGCCTACCAACCATTCGTTTTGTATCGCGCATGTCGTTATTAGTAAAGAACGGGGTGATAACTTTGTGTGA
- the LOC110944563 gene encoding uncharacterized protein LOC110944563, whose amino-acid sequence MTGVPRDIAQHCLNIKPSVEPVAQGRRSFSEEKAKAMDKQVTELLNAGILREVKYHTWVANPVMVQKHSGGWRMCVDFKDLNKACPKDCYALPEIDKKVDSLASFRWKCFLECYKGYHQVQMKKEDEDKTAFRTDKGIYCYTKMPFGLRNACATYQRLMDTVFSEDIGKTVEVYMDDLVIMSHEEETMLNNIQRTFDSLRSVNLKLNPTKCSFGMEEGKFLGFIVTRDGFKVNPEKVQAIQLMPSPATVKEMQRLDGRLAALNRFLANHAAKSYPFISMLRNCGKKTPFQWTPEAEAAFKQMKECLIQLLTLTAPKEKEPLILYLSAAEVAVGAVLMVERENIQTPIYYISKMLTGPETRYSMIEKLVLALVHASRRLRRYFSGHVITVLTNYHLGQILSKPDVAGRLAKWAIELGGYNIFYRPRPAIKGQVLADFATEVPIDKIQECEAIQNPTPIFDDRVWTLHTDGASNDDGAGAGLRLVSPDNHELTYAIRLDFQSTNNEAEYEAFLAGLRLALKMGARNLEANVYSKEVAEQVNGRYDAKGEAMALYLEQARMLISQFQTFKVNHINRSENKHADTLSKLAATSFKHLAKEVRIEVLSNPSIHLKQVSVIEMGDLSWMSPIILYLQHGKLPEGKAEARKIQHKAINYEMADGVLYRKSFMGPLLRCVDKTDAQYLVREIHEGLCGIHAGPRMVVAKIMSVGYYWPGMHMDAVDLLRRCEACQCHAPKTLRPKNPLIPVTSAWPFQQFGLPLRIISDNGTNFAAEDLQKWFKEMKIEHNFASVAHPQANGQVESVNKQIVDGIKARLGTARRGWVDELPSILWAHRTMPKTSTRETPFSLVYGSEAAIPAEIGLPSPRMLAMEKQNNEQVRRMDLDLLEERRENAAITEARYKSKLEKYYNARVRICTFVPGDFVLRDNEASNAEKPGKLAPRWEGPYVINEVLGKGAYTLKRIDGTLVPRTWNAQQLRRCYI is encoded by the exons ATGACTGGAGTTCCACGCGACATCGCGCAACATTGTTTAAACATCAAACCATCAGTAGAACCTGTTGCTCAGGGGAGGCGCAGCTTCAGTGAAGAAAAAGCAAAAGCGATGGACAAGCAAGTGACAGAGTTACTCAATGCGGGAATCTTGCGCGAAGTGaaataccatacatgggttgcCAACCCAGTGATGGTACAAAAACATAGCGGCGGgtggagaatgtgtgtcgacttCAAGGACCTAAACAAAGCATGCCCCAAAGATTGTTACGCGCTCCCAGAGATAGACAAAAAAGTCGACTCTCTAGCATCCTTCAGATGGAAATGCTTTCTCGAGTGTTATAAGGGTTATCACCAGGTCCAGATGAAAAAAGAAGACGAAGACAAAACCGCGTTCCGCACAGATAAAGGCATCTATTGCTACACGAAAATGCCGTTTGGCTTGCGCAACGCATGCGCAACTTATCAACGCCTAATGGACACAGTCTTTAGCGAGGATATTGGCAAAACTGTcgaagtatacatggatgacctcgtcatcatgagccaTGAAGAGGAGACAATGCTCAACAATATCCAGCGCACGTTCGATTCCTTACGTAGCGTGAACTTAAAACTTAACCCGACAAAATGCTCCTTCGGCATGGAAGAAGGAAAATTTTTGGGTTTCATAGTTACAAGAGACGGCTTTAAGGTTAATCCAGAAAAAGTGCAGGCCATCCAGCTAATGCCATCACCTGCAACAGTCAAAGAAATGCAAAGGCTCGACGGACGAttagcagctctgaacagattCTTGGCCAATCATGCGGCAAAATCTTATCCATTTATCAGTATGCTGCGAAACTGCGGAAAGAAAACTCCTTTTCAATGGACGCCTGAAGCagaagcagcattcaagcaaATGAAAGAATGTTTAATTCAGCTGCTAACACTGACCgcgccaaaagaaaaagaaccgTTAATCTTATATCTGTCAGCCGCGGAAGTAGCAGTAGGCGCAGTATTAATGGTAGAACGGGAAAATATCCAGACTCCAATctactatatcagcaaaatgctcactGGCCCCGAAACTCGTTACTCAATGATAGAAAAATTGGTTCTAGCACTAGTACACGCATCCAGACGCTTGCGCAGGTACTTCTCAGGCCATGTCATCACAGTCCTCACAAATTATCATTTAGGCCAAATCTTGTCAAAACCTGATGTGGCGGGAAGATTAGCTAAATGGGCCATTGAGCTGGGAGGCTACAACATTTTTTACAGACCAAGACCAGCAATCAAAGGGCAAGTTCTAGCAGACTTCGCCACTGAAGTTCCCATTGATAAAATACAAGAATGTGAGGCAATCCAGAACCCGACACCTATTTTTGACGACAGAGTCTGGACCTTACACACAGATGGTGCTTCCAATGATGATGGGGCAGGAGCGGGCCTCCGATTAGTCAGTCCGGATAATCACGAACTTACATATGCCATACGCTTAGATTTCCAAAGTACCAACAATGAAGCAGAATACGAAGCATTTTTAGCAGGTCTCCGTCTAGCACTCAAAATGGGGGCAAGAAACCTTGAAGCCAACGTTTACTCAAAGGAAGTAGCCGAACAAGTTAACGGTCGTTATGATGCAAAAGGGGAAGCTATGGCGTTGTACCTTGAACAAGCGCGGATGTTAATCAGCCAATTTCAAACATTCAAAGTTaatcacataaacagaagcgagaacaagcACGCTGACACGCTAAGCAAGTTAGCTGCTACCAGCTTTAAACACTTAGCAAAGGAGGTACGCATAGAGGTATTATCCAACCCTTCCATTCATCTCAAGCAAGTAAGCGTCATAGAAATGGGAGATCTATCCTGGATGTCTCCAATCATCTTGTACCTTCAACACGGAAAACTTCCGGAAGGAAAGGCAGAAGCTCGAAAAATACAACACAAAGCAATAAATTACGAGATGGCGGATGGCGTCCTTTATCGAAAATCATTCATGGGCCCATTACTACGCTGTGTTGATAAAACAGACGCCCAATACCTAGTCAGAGAAATCCACGAGGGATTATGCGGGATACACGCGGGACCGcgcatggtcgtggcaaaaataatgagcgtcggatactactggccaggaATGCACATGGACGCAGTTGATCTATTAAGAAGATGCGAGGCATGTCAATGCCACGCACCAAAGACACTTCGACCCAAAAATCCGCTAATTCCCGTTACTTCCGCCTGGCCATTCCAACA ATTTGGATTACCATTGCGCATTATTTCCGACAATGGTACAAACTTCGCCGCAGAAGATcttcaaaaatggttcaaagaaatgaaGATCGAGCACAACTTTGCCTCCGTTGCGCATCCTCAAGCGAACGGTCAGGTAGAAAGCGTAAACAAACAAATCGTTGACGGCATAAAAGCGCGACTTGGGACAGCGCGCAGAGGGTGGGTCGACGAACTTCCCAGCATCCTCTGGGCGCATCGAACAATGCCAAAGACTAGCACCAGAGAAACTCCGTTCAGTCTAGTCTATGGGTCTGAGGCCGCCATTCCAGCTGAGATAGGTTTACCATCACCACGCATGTTAGCCATGGAAAAACAGAACAATGAACAAGTGCGAAGAATGGATTTGGATCTTCTGGAAGAGAGGCGCGAGAACGCCGCCATAACGGAAGCAAGGTACAAATCCAAGCTCGAAAAATATTACAATGCGCGCGTGCGTATTTGCACCTTTGTCCCCGGCGATTTTGTCTTGCGCGACAATGAGGCTTCAAACGCTGAAAAGCCCGGCAAATTAGCGCCAAGgtgggaaggaccatacgtcATTAACGAGGTCCTAGGCAAGGGGGCATATACCCTAAAAAGGATCGATGGGACCCTAGTCCCCCGCACCTGGAACGCACAACAGTTGCGCAGGTGTTACATATGA